AAGGTGTTCTTTCCGTCGGCGAGCCCGGCCGCGCAGCTGATCGCCACGTTCGGCACGTTCGCCGCGGCGTTCCTCGTGCGTCCGGTCGGCGGCATGGTGTTCGGGCCGCTGGGCGATCGCATCGGACGGCAACGCGTGCTGGCCATGACGATGATCATGATGGCGCTCGGCACCTTCGCGATCGGCCTGATTCCGAGCTATGCATCGATCGGGATTTTCGCGCCGGTGCTGCTGCTGGTCGCGCGGCTGGTGCAAGGCTTCTCGACCGGCGGCGAGTACGGCGGCGCCGCGACTTTCATCGCCGAATTCTCGACGGACAAGCGCCGCGGCTTCATGGGCAGCTTCCTCGAATTCGGCACGCTGATCGGCTACGTGCTCGGCGCGGGGACGGTGGCGGTGTTGACCGCGACGCTCTCGAACGACGCCCTGCTCACCTGGGGCTGGCGCGTGCCGTTCCTGATCGCGGGTCCGCTGGGTCTGGTGGGTCTGTATATCCGGATGAAGCTCGAGGAAACGCCCGCGTTCAAGAAGCAGGCCGAGCAGCGTGAAGCAGAGGACAAGGCGCTGCCGAAGCAGTCGTTCGGCCAGTTGCTCGCGCAGCAATGGAAGCCGCTGCTGCTGTGCGTCGGCCTCGTGCTGATCTTCAACGTCACCGATTACATGGCGCTGTCGTATCTGCCGAGCTATCTGTCGGCCACGCTGCATTTCGACGAAACGCACGGCCTGTTTCTCGTGCTGCTCGTGATGGTGCTGATGA
The sequence above is a segment of the Paraburkholderia sp. D15 genome. Coding sequences within it:
- the proP gene encoding glycine betaine/L-proline transporter ProP, with protein sequence MSFVAVIGVFTLTASSNGFWRHNKEEQRLSLDDITVVDKSLLKRAVGAMALGNAMEWFDFGVYSYIAVTLGKVFFPSASPAAQLIATFGTFAAAFLVRPVGGMVFGPLGDRIGRQRVLAMTMIMMALGTFAIGLIPSYASIGIFAPVLLLVARLVQGFSTGGEYGGAATFIAEFSTDKRRGFMGSFLEFGTLIGYVLGAGTVAVLTATLSNDALLTWGWRVPFLIAGPLGLVGLYIRMKLEETPAFKKQAEQREAEDKALPKQSFGQLLAQQWKPLLLCVGLVLIFNVTDYMALSYLPSYLSATLHFDETHGLFLVLLVMVLMMPMTLAAGRLSDAIGRKPVMLFGCVGLFALSIPALLLIRMGTTLPVFGGLMILGVLLSCFTGVMPSALPALFPTKIRYGALAIGFNISVSLFGGTTPLVTAWLVDRTGDLMMPAYYLMGASLIGIASVVALRETARKPLLGSGPCVATRAEAHAVLRGEREAAEMDESYAAAATARA